The Humulus lupulus chromosome 4, drHumLupu1.1, whole genome shotgun sequence genome has a window encoding:
- the LOC133831275 gene encoding pentatricopeptide repeat-containing protein At5g12100, mitochondrial: MARRLYLLPEKLIFPTSFIIQNSRPLPLSHFFGSEPEVEVSGHRNSGDSADNQHGPAKLRDEERLEKVHKIRVLIQQGSVDTAERLIRSLVSSKSHFSSPYDLFALFSLSAAPSMKPAFSNILLSACLESRMIAEAMELYGLVKKAGVVPSLNTVHMLFESLVSTKQYGKMLELFSELVDSGIRPDKFTYGKAIQAAVKLGDMKRAMELMNYMKARHVSPSVFIYNVLLGGLCKEKRTRDAENLFEEMTERNGVPNLVTYNTLIDGYCKVGEVEKAFDLRDRMKSKNVELNLLTYNSLLGGLCRARKMDEAKQLLEEMEATGLVPDCFTYSVLLDGHSRCGNSEASLALFEEAMKRGVRINNYTCSILLNGLCKDGKMEIAEEVLKKLRENGLALDEVIFNTMVNGYCIRGDMERAISIIGEMEVHGLRPNCITFNSLIGKFFEMKKIDKAEEWIQKMAQKGVPPDTVTYNISIKGYGLMREFDKCFLILEEMESKGVKPNVVTYGSVISCLCGDGRLLEAEIILRDMVSRGVRANAQIYNIIIDGLCNAGKLSDALRIFDEMVKIGISPTLVTYNSLIHGFCRKGKLVEAEGLFSQITSNRYSPDVITYNSLISGYSDVGDGEMCMKLYETMKRVGIKPTLKTFHPLISGCSKEGMEVAERIYQEMLELGLAPDQLIFNAMIHGYAEHGDTLKATALLTEMISQGLHVNKMTYNSLILGHFREGKLSEINDIVNDMKAKGLVPKADTYFLLVKGYCEQKDFSGAYFWYREMFDNGFILNNNIANELISGLSEEGKLLESQVVSSEMSVKEQDDCSFDEDLSTVSKM; this comes from the exons ATGGCGAGGCGACTCTATCTTCTTCCCGAAAAACTCATATTCCCAACCTCTTTCATTATCCAAAACTCACGCCCACTTCCTCTTTCCCACTTCTTCGGCTCCGAGCCCGAAGTTGAAGTTTCTGGCCACCGCAACTCCGGAGATTCGGCGGACAATCAGCACGGCCCGGCCAAGCTCAGAGACGAAGAACGCCTTGAAAAGGTTCACAAAATTCGAGTTCTTATCCAACAGGGCAGTGTGGATACTGCCGAGAGGCTAATCAGGTCTCTTGTTTCCTCAAAGTCTCATTTTTCTTCGCCTTATGATCTTTttgctctcttctctctctccgcGGCGCCTTCCATGAAACCCGCTTTCTCAAATATTTTATTATCGGCTTGTTTGGAATCTAGAATGATCGCCGAAGCCATGGAGTTGTATGGTTTGGTGAAGAAAGCTGGTGTGGTTCCTTCTTTGAACACGGTTCATATGTTGTTTGAGTCTCTGGTGTCTACTAAACAGTATGGTAAAATGCTCGAGTTGTTTTCTGAGCTTGTAGATTCGGGCATTCGACCCGATAAGTTCACGTATGGGAAAGCGATTCAGGCCGCGGTTAAGTTGGGGGACATGAAAAGGGCCATGGAGCTTATGAATTACATGAAGGCGAGGCATGTTAGTCCTTCTGTATTTATATACAATGTTTTGCTTGGTGGGTTGTGCAAAGAGAAGAGAACGAGGGATGCAGAGAACCTGTTTGAGGAAATGACTGAGAGAAATGGAGTTCCGAATTTGGTCACTTATAACACGCTTATTGATGGATATTGTAAGGTGGGTGAAGTGGAGAAGGCTTTTGATTTGAGAGATAGAATGAAGAGTAAAAATGTGGAGCTGAATCTTCTTACTTACAATTCATTGCTAGGTGGGCTTTGTCGGGCAAGAAAAATGGATGAAGCTAAGCAACTTTTGGAAGAAATGGAAGCTACTGGGTTGGTGCCTGATTGTTTTACTTATAGTGTTCTTCTTGATGGGCATTCCAGGTGCGGTAATAGTGAGGCATCACTAGCTTTATTTGAAGAAGCAATGAAAAGAGGGGTGAGAATTAATAATTATACTTGTAGCATTCTGTTGAATGGTTTATGCAAAGATGGGAAGATGGAAATTGCAGAGGAGGTTTTAAAGAAACTAAGGGAAAATGGGCTAGCTCTGGATGAGGTAATCTTTAACACCATGGTGAATGGTTATTGTATAAGAGGTGACATGGAAAGAGCCATTTCGATAATTGGAGAAATGGAAGTTCATGGGTTGAGACCAAATTGCATAACTTTCAATTCTTTGATTGGTAAGTTCTTTGAAATGAAGAAGATTGATAAGGCAGAGGAGTGGATTCAGAAAATGGCGCAAAAGGGTGTTCCCCCAGATACAGTGACGTATAACATCTCAATCAAAGGTTATGGACTAATGCGTGAATTTGATAAGTGTTTTCTCATTCTTGAAGAAATGGAGAGTAAAGGGGTTAAACCAAATGTTGTAACTTATGGTTCTGTCATAAGTTGTTTATGTGGGGATGGTAGGCTTCTTGAGGCTGAAATAATTCTCAGGGATATGGTGAGTAGAGGCGTTAGAGCAAATGCACAGATATACAATATAATCATTGATGGTTTGTGTAATGCAGGAAAATTAAGTGATGCCCTTAGAATCTTTGATGAGATGGTGAAAATTGGAATAAGTCCAACACTTGTGACATACAATTCTCTTATTCATGGGTTTTGCAGAAAAGGAAAATTAGTTGAGGCTGAAGGCTTGTTTTCTCAAATTACAAGTAACAGATACAGTCCTGATGTCATCACATATAATTCCTTAATTTCTGGTTACTCTGATGTAGGAGACGGTGAGATGTGTATGAAGTTGTATGAAACTATGAAGAGAGTGGGGATTAAGCCTACACTGAAAACATTTCATCCTCTAATTAGTGGATGCAGTAAGGAAGGTATGGAGGTAGCAGAGAGAATATATCAAGAGATGTTAGAACTTGGTTTGGCTCCAGATCAACTTATATTCAATGCAATGATTCATGGTTATGCGGAACATGGAGATACTCTTAAGGCAACTGCTCTGCTTACTGAGATGATAAGCCAGGGACTTCATGTTAACAAGATGACCTACAATAGTTTGATTCTGGGGCACTTTAGAGAAGGAAAGCTGTCTGAGATAAACGATATTGTCAATGATATGAAGGCCAAAGGATTGGTTCCTAAAGCTGACACCTACTTTTTACTTGTTAAGGGATATTGTGAACAGAAAGACTTTAGCGGGGCATATTTTTGGTACAGAGAAATGTTTGACAATGGTTTTATTCTAAATAATAACATAGCCAACGAGCTTATCTCTGGCCTTTCCGAAGAGGGTAAGTTGCTGGAAAGCCAGGTTGTCTCCTCAGAAATGAGCGTCAAAGAACAAGATGATTGCAGCTTTGATGAGGATCTTTCTACTGTTTCTAAAAT GTGA
- the LOC133832963 gene encoding uncharacterized protein LOC133832963, giving the protein MPPKRIPPLEIPMEDHYVGRMTYRGSGRLTKLKKRFEEHGLLGRVNESVFGPFFTAPPFSFSGALVHTLHLRKVKSPRGDEVHFLMGPNLCKFGVHEFAIITGLSCSCPPLAVDIEPHITSSRLVDTYFSVEPEKDIRFSILERAFSMCDVPDDLYKLGLVYFVEGILLGAENDNAIWRDSLSMVEDLDYFEKYPWGSLSFDTTVKQFNRDMKAIGGTIPGKKAKKITEVESSKGFKVEAKYTCKGYPPALQYWAYETILDLQKEHAKPCGFKFPRMLQWESIGQPKHLHLKDVLARRHLSCISILRPRPNERDFFDAVYQRTKGDAPRYAMLQNMIQPAPEDGRPYDPEAEAVAVAEIAVEASIFVEDSPTESAPDTSTEPTSAPAPAPGAYEEVLGEIARLSGAVDDVKATLGIVLKNQEVILEKLATLGGIPTPAPTPAHTHAPTPTDDVEYDILPSCYEPSVGEATPSQPVQTVLGKRTRQRPVRYEDYTPAAKKPKFKDPVTILPLKVLDQDMLTTFNQWVLGEIDNSRPRKLECCDGTPVWFLKLKVAKEWLVETIRGIQEKWQDLPMGLGHS; this is encoded by the exons ATGCCACCCAAACGTATCCCACCACTTGAGATCCCTATGGAGGATCATTATGTCGGTCGTATGACCTATAGGGGTTCCGGGAGGttaacaaaattgaagaaaagatTTGAGGAGCATGGATTGTTGGGGAGGGTGAATGAGTCTGTTTTTGGACCATTCTTCACAGCCCCTCCCTTTTCGTTCTCTGGGGCATTGGTTCACACACTACATTTGCGGAAGGTCAAGTCTCCGCGTGGCGATGAGGTGCACTTCTTGATGGGCCCAAACTTATGTAAGTTTGGGGTGCACGAGTTTGCCATTATCACCGGCCTGAGCTGCTCCTGTCCACCACTTGCCGTTGACATTGAACCTCACATTACTTCCTCCCGCCTAGTTGATACATATTTCAGTGTGGAACCCGAAAAAGACATTCGGTTCAGTATCTTGGAACGAGCTTTTAGTATGTGCGATGTACCTGATGATTTGTACAAGCTCGGTTTGGTTTACTTTGTGGAGGGGATACTATTGGGCGCTGAGAACGACAATGCTATTTGGCGAGATTCATTGTCGATGGTCGAGGATTTAGATTATTTTGAGAAGTATCCATGGGGATCCCTTTCATTCGATACAACTGTGAAACAATTCAATAGAGATATGAAAGCGATTGGTGGTACAATACCAGGTAAGAAGGCGAAGAAGATCACTGAGGTGGAGTCTTCTAAGGGTTTTAAGGTGGAGGCAAAGTACACTTGCAAGGGGTATCCACCAGCCTTGCAATATTGGGCGTACGAGACGATTCTTGATTTACAGAAGGAACACGCCAAGCCCTGTGGATTCAAGTTCCCTAGGATGCTACAGTGGGAGAGCATAGGCCAGCCGAAGCATTTGCATTTGAAGGATGTACTTGCGAGGAGACAT TtgtcatgcatttctatcctaaggCCTCGACCAAATGAGCGAGACTTCTTTGATGCCGTATATCAGAGGACAAAGGGGGATGCTCCTAGGTATGCGATGCTGCAGAATATGATCCAGCCTGCACCAGAGGATGGAAGACCTTACGATCCTGAGGCAGAGGCTGTTGCGGTGGCTGAGATAGCCGTTGAGGCTAGCATATTTGTGGAGGATTCCCCGACAGAGTCTGCTCCAGATACTAGTACAGAACCTActtctgctcctgctcctgctcctggggCTTATGAGGAGGTGTTGGGTGAGATAGCCAGACTATCAGGTGCAGTGGACGATGTTAAGGCCACTCTAGGTATCGTCCTTAAAAATCAAGAAGTCATATTAGAGAAGCTGGCAACACTAGGTGGTATACCTACTCCTGCACCTACTCCTGCACATACTCATGCACCCACTCCAACTGATGATGTAGAGTACGACATTCTCCCCTCATGTTACGAGCCTTCTGTTGGAGAAGCCACACCTTCTCAGCCAGTGCAGACGGTCTTAG GTAAGCGTACTAGACAGAGACCAGTAAGGTACGAGGACTATACTCCAGCAGCCAAGAAACCAAAGTTCAAGGACCCAGTTACGATCCTTCCTTTAAAGGTGTTGGATCAAGATATGTTGACAACTTTTAACCAATGGGTACTCGGTGAGATTGATAACAGCAGACCGAGGAAGTTGGAATGTTGTGATGGGACCCCTGTTTGGTTCTTAAAGTTGAAGGTGGCAAAAGAATGGTTGGTAGAAACT ATACGAGGAATTCAAGAAAAATGGCAGGACTTACCAATGGGACTCGGACATTCTTGA
- the LOC133832964 gene encoding uncharacterized protein LOC133832964 → MLQQKNPGTLTDFVTEEDRFKYCFFSLGVSRRGFRTCHPVLCVDGTFLKTKYGGQMLCAVALDANNHLYPVAFGIVDSENHDSWKYFMSKLKEAIGEVEDLAFVSDRKFEFHANFEKIKSKDSAIAQYLEGMGFDKWSRAYFPGNRYNIMTSNYAESFNNKTRDARSFPITTFVEFIRFTLQSWFCNRRETSEKTTTTLAPTYEKKLVDMAEKARFLIPYAIGRHEFHVLDGELNGEVDLLNKTCTCGVFQIIGIPCAHALSGSLKRGVNFYSLCSDYYKIETWRSSYTESIYPTGNEEEWIVPHDIMTITVRTPAQKNPVGRPKKKQGRPKMKRHPSNGDKLVVPRKCSTCGGLGHNKATCKVRV, encoded by the exons ATGCTTCAACAGAAAAATCCCGGGACGTTGACAGATTTTGTCACTGAGGAAGATCGATTCAAATATTGCTTTTTCTCACTCGGAGTTAGTAGAAGAGGGTTTCGTACATGTCATCCTGTGTTATGTGTGGACGGTACCTTTTTAAAGACAAAATACGGTGGGCAGATGTTATGTGCAGTCGCGCTGGATGCAAATAACCATCTATATCCAGTTGCATTTGGTATTGTGGATAGTGAGAATCatgattcttggaagtatttcatgtcaaAGCTAAAAGAAGCGATTGGGGAAGTCGAGGACCTAGCGTTTGTATCTGACAG GAAATTCGAGTTCCACGCTAACTtcgaaaaaatcaaatcaaaagacTCAGCCATTGCTCAATACCTAGAAGGAATGGGTTTTGATAAGTGGTcccgtgcttactttcctggaaatag gtataatataatgacaagcaattacgctgaaagtttcaacaataagACCCGGGACGCTAGGAGCTTTCCGATAACTACATTCGTCGAATTTATTCGCTTCACACTACAGTCCTGGTTCTGTAATAGGAGAGAAACTAGCGAGAAGACAACTACCACTCTTGCACCGACCTATGAGAAAAAATTGGTGGATATGGCTGAGAAAGCTCGATTCTTGATTCCTTATGCAATAGGGAGGCATGAGTTCCATGTGTTAGATGGTGAGCTGAATGGTGAAGTCGACCTCCTGAATAAGACATGCACATGCGGTGTGTTTCAGATTATTGGTATCCCATGTGCTCATGCACTATCTGGATCCCTTAAGCGAGGGGTGAACTTTTATTCGTTGTGTTCAGATTACTATAAAATTGAGACATGGAGGTCCTCTTACACAGAATCTATATATCCTACTGGTAACGAGGAAGAGTGGATTGTTCCACATGACATTATGACAATAACAGTGAGAACACCTGCGCAGAAAAACCCGgttggtcgtccaaagaagaaacaaggtaggcCTAAGATGAAACGCCATCCTTCCAATGGAGATAAATTGGTTGTTCCACGCAAGTGCAGCACTTGTGGAGGTCTAGGCCATAATAAGGCAACTTGTAAAGTTCGTGTTTGA